Part of the Cyprinus carpio isolate SPL01 chromosome A1, ASM1834038v1, whole genome shotgun sequence genome is shown below.
taacggttgtgtagggagatggtcagaatgggtgttgagGGTTTCAAATGTACAATagaactcattcaggtcgttagcaagttgttgattagcctcagtgcagggggatggtgtcttatagtttgtgatggctctcagtcctctccacactgaagtggagtcgttggaagtaaactggtcttccaactttttagcgtaggtctttttagtcactctaatctctttgttcagtgtgtccctggcctgattgtacaagactctgttcccatttctgtaggcatcctctttggcctgacgaagatgtctgagttttgctgtaaaccatggcttatcattgttgaattttaaataggtcctggtaggaatgcatatatcatcacaaaaactaatataggatgtcacagtctctgtgagttcgtccagatcggtggtagcagcttcaaaaacactccaatcagtgaggtcaaaacaatcttgtaaatcctgctctgtttcactggtccatctcttcacagtctttactacaggtttagcagatttaagtttctgcttgtaggtcggtataagatgaaccatacagtgatcagacagcctcaaagctgctcgtggaacagagtaatatgcatcctttattgtggtgtaacagtgatccaatatgttactgtctctggtgggacatgtaaaatgctgtctgtattttggcagtctatgggagagattggcttttTTAAACTCCCCAAGAATGATAAAAACGGAGTCCGGGtattgttgttctgtctctgtgatctgatcagcgagtttctgtaaagccagtcTTACGTGCGCttgtggaggaatgtaaacactcaccagaatgaacgagtgaaattCCCgtggcgaatagaacggcttgcagttgacaaagagcacttctagatctgaggagcacatcttctttaacacagttacatctgtacatcatcgttcattgatgtaaaagcatgtcccgccgccgcaccattttccctgttgattctgcgtcgcaatctgctctaaacagctgaaagtctggcagatggagcgcgctgtccggtatggcatcattcagccaggtttccgtgaaacacagagcagcagagtgtgagaaatcctaaTTTGTCCAAGAGAGCAGAAgaagtttgtccgttttgttgggtagagagcggagaattgccagatggatgctaggcaacggtgTTCGAAAAATgcgcttcctgagtctgacaAGCGATCCAGCACGCTTTCCCCGTCTGCGCATCCTgtagcgtttgatcagcgccgctgctcccccgacaacaacgttcagtaaaacatctgaataactgaaatccggtaaaagatcttgtggtgtgttctgccgaatgttcagcagttcttccctggtgaaactgatcgtgtttgttaaacaaaaaaaaaaaacaggaaaaatgaacaaaaacagtacaaacactggagagccaagcactgaagcagccatgtgcggcgccatcgagagcgaaacacatttttaaacaggcgttgtctttataaataaaccacagatttgagttttaaacaactacattctcacctgaaatacttttaaaactacatttcatgacacaataacaataatattttgaaaattatcagaataaattgtggttgaaatcacaatgctctGTGAACTCAACCAATTAGCATGTTTAGAGCCCAAGTCctgcccccgaaagttccggacctttaaaaaaagtagtacctcgcgagcagggactttctgaggggcattttttgtacccggaactttatttagatcctggttcctgcggtggaaacacaccaagtACCAGCCAAAAGttcctagttcctgggtaaagttccagcggtggaaacgaggcataaaacaaattaatacacaGTGATGTTTAGCACTTACCCTTGTTTCAGTGGTGAATTATCCACCCATTTCATGTTGCCCTCCTGCTCTCTGTCAGACAAACCAATCCACACTCTCTCACTGACTAATGAAGATATGACCCtctgtgtgaataaaaacaggaatAAGTGTGATTGCTCTCATTCATTAACAGAAACTCACACAAACTTACCTGCTTCTCTTCAGTGTTGATAATGACCAGATCAGCACCACGATCCCTGCAGTACTGTCTGCTGTCAGACCAGCTCAACTTAGTGGATAAGAAGAACCAACCTGAACCACACAGAAACATGCACTTTATAAAACTATGTGTATTAAagataagaaaagaaagaaacaacaacataaaaacatgtgAACTAGCCTCGCTTAATTGCTTCTTTTTTAAGTCCTTCACTCAGAGAAGCGACTCTGGTCTCCAATTCCAGGTTCTTCTGTGTTAAATCAGTGTGATTGTCATGTAGGCTGTTGATGGTTTGATTGAACTCTTCAACTGTGTTCTTGTAACTCTTTATCAGGTCTCTCTCTGCTGTGATGGAGATGTGCAGCAGTATGATGAAGACcagcagaagaacacaaatgAGCCCGAGACCCACTGTGATCAACACCAAACATCTACTTCCTCCTGACAAACACgaccaaaatacacaaatatcagTTAATAACTATTCATTTTATTAGAAATTACGTTTCAAATTAACCTCTGCAGGTAATCTACTATTGTTTTTGGTCATAGACATgcctttttatgttttaagtcaTCTGgaattgctattataaaatatgcaaaaaagaacattttgaaaaagtaaatataaagatAAGTCCATG
Proteins encoded:
- the LOC109109657 gene encoding CD209 antigen-like protein E, with translation MFLCGSGWFFLSTKLSWSDSRQYCRDRGADLVIINTEEKQRVISSLVSERVWIGLSDREQEGNMKWVDNSPLKQGFWLKGEPNNHNNEDCIELNYNRRLPGWSTLNNWNDLPCFEKKRGICEK